GCGAAGTGAAATCCGTTGACCCGGAGATGGCCCGCTGGGTCGGTCTCGGTCCGCGCGAGCCCGTCCCCATCACCCAGAACCGTCGCTTCATGGGCGCTGCCAAGCTCCTGGAGAAGATGCAGGCGGACCGACTCGCCGACGAAGCCCGCAGCAATCGCCTGGCCGAAGGAGGCAAATTGTGACCGAGATCGACACACGCACCCCCGGATCGTCGGCATCCGACGACGAGCAGGCCGACTACGTCGCCAGCTACCATCGACTGCTCGACACCGACACCCACCCGGTCCCGCAGGTCCTGCGGGAGGAGACCCACGACCTCTACGAGGATCAGAACTTCATCCCGGTCTCGCGGTACATCAGCCGCAAGTATCACGAGCTCGAGCGAGATCGTATGTGGTACAAGGTCTGGCAGATGGCGTGTCGTGAAGAGGAGATCCCCGAGCCCGGGGACACGCACATCTACGAGATCTGCGACAAGTCGATCCTCGTCGTGCGCGGCAAGGACATGTCCATCCGCGCGTTCTACAACTCGTGCCTGCACCGCGGCCGGATGCTCCGCGAGGAGAGCGGTCCCGCGGGCAACGACCTGCGTTGTCCGTTCCACGGCTTCTGCTGGAACCTGGACGGATCGCTGAAATCCATGACGTGCGAATGGGATTTCCCCCACGTCGACAAGGATGCAATGAACCTTCCGCAGGTCAAGGTGGACACCTGGGGCGGCTTCGTCTTCATCAACATGGACCCGCAGTCGGAGTCGCTTGCCAGCTTCCTCGGCGACCTGGGCAAGCACTTCGAGGCCTGGCCGCTGGAGGATCGCTACATCCAGGCGCACGTCGCGAAGGTCATCGACGCGAACTGGAAGATCGCCCAGGAGGCGTTCTCGGAGGCCTTCCACGTCATCACCACCCACCCGCAACGTGTTGTGGGGACCGGGGATTCGAACAGCCAGTACGACTCGTGGGGCAACTTCAACCGCGGGATCACCGCCAACGGCGTGCCCAGCCCGCACATCAAGTTCACCCCGAGCGAGCAGGAGATGTTCGACTCGATGGTGGACGCGCGCATCGACGAGGACCCGATGGTCACCCTGCCCGACGGTGTCACCGCGCGCGAGATGTCCGGCCTGCTCGCCCGCGAGGGGCTCCGCGACGTCATCGGTGATGTCAAGGCGGACAACATGTCCGACGCCGAGTCGCTCGACAGCATCTACTACACGGTGTTCCCGAACTTCCATCCGTGGGGCGCCTACCAGCGCATCGTCTACCGGTTCCGGCCGAACGGCGACGACCACAACACGTCGATCATGGACGTCTACCTGCTGGCGCCGTTCACCGGGCCGCGCCCGCCGGCCGCGAAGGTGCAGTGGCTGACGCCCGAGCAGACCTGGATCGACGCCACGGTCCTCGGCAGCTCGGCCCGTGTGTTCGACCAGGACGCGTACAACATGCCGAAGGTGCACCGCGGCCTGAAGACCACCACCCAGAAGTACCTGCCGATGGCGGCGTACCAGGAACTCAAGATCCGCCACATGCACCACCTGCTCGCGAAGTGGGTGGGCGAGGAAGTCGACTGATCCCCCCGTCGTCAATGATCTCGACTCGGCGCTGCGACTTCGGATGAAGCCGCAGCGCCGACTTCGTCTGTACTCGCCGACTGTGCACTCGCCGCCGGTTGAGCTGCCTCCGCTGGTTGAGCTGCCCCCGCTGGTTGAGCCGCCCCTCGCTGGTTGAGCTCCCCCCGCTGGTTGAGCTGCCCCCCCGCTGGTTGAGCTTGTCGAAACCACTCCCTGCTGATCGGCATGATGGTGGGTGTGTTGATGCTGACGCTGATGCTCGTCGCCGGGGCCGCTGCTGCCGGGTGCGCGATGACGGCGGCGTACGTCTACCTGCGGCCCGGTGACGACCATGTGCGCGCCGAACGGCTCGCCCGGCGGTGGCTGATCGTGACGGCGGTCCTCGGTGTCACCGCGCTCTGCCTGCGATTCGGGTGGCTGTTGCTGAGTTGAGATCCAGTACGTAGGCCACGCAGCGCAAAATGCGGGATCCGTGTCGGAAACCGTTACGTATCCCTCACTCTGTTCTGCTGAGGCATACGATGCCGAGCAGTACCCGACCCACGGATTCGGAGTCATGATGCGACTCGGACTACACGCGCTGGGCATCGGGACCGGGGCACGCCGCGACATCATCGACGCCGTGGCCCGCGAAGCCGAGGCACGTGGTTTCCGCACACTGTGGTGCGGCGAGCATGTCGTGATGGTCGACGACCCGGCGTCGCCGTACCCGTACACCCCCGACAAGAAGATCGCGGTTCCCGCCGAAGCGGACTGGCTCGACCCGACGATCGCCCTCTCCTTCGCCGCCGCGGCCACCACCACGATCCGGCTTGCCACCGGGGTGCTGCTGCTCCCCGAACACAACCCGGTCATCATGGCCAAACAGGCCGCGTCGCTCGACCTTCTCAGCGGGGGACGACTGACCCTTGGCGTGGGAATCGGTTGGTCCCGTGAGGAATTCGAAGCACTGGGGGTACCGTTCGCTCGACGAGGTGCCCGGACCGATGCCTACGTCGAGGCGATGTGCGCGCTCTGGCGGGACGAGATCGTCACACATCACTCGGAATTCGTTGCCTTCGAAAGCATTCGGGTCAATCCGAAACCGGCGGCGGGCCGGATTCCGTTCGTCGTGGGCGGCAACAGTGATCAGGCGTTGCGCCGGGTCGTCGGCTGGGGTGATGGCTGGTACGGATTCAACCTCGACGACGTCGACGCGGTGGCTGATCGGATCCGCACGATCGACCGGTTCTGCCAGGAGAGCGGACGGGACCGTTCTGATCTCGATATCGCGGTCGCGCTGCGGAATCCGGTTCCCGCTGACCGCGCCGGTCTCGACGCTCTCGGCGTCGACGAACTGGTGCTGGTGGAATCACCGCCCGCGGATTCCGATGCGGTGCCGGGATGGTTGGACAAGCTGGCGGGGCGCTGGGCGGTCTGAGGCGGACGGAACTAGCGCGACCACAGTTCCGGCTCC
The genomic region above belongs to Gordonia hongkongensis and contains:
- a CDS encoding aromatic ring-hydroxylating oxygenase subunit alpha — translated: MTEIDTRTPGSSASDDEQADYVASYHRLLDTDTHPVPQVLREETHDLYEDQNFIPVSRYISRKYHELERDRMWYKVWQMACREEEIPEPGDTHIYEICDKSILVVRGKDMSIRAFYNSCLHRGRMLREESGPAGNDLRCPFHGFCWNLDGSLKSMTCEWDFPHVDKDAMNLPQVKVDTWGGFVFINMDPQSESLASFLGDLGKHFEAWPLEDRYIQAHVAKVIDANWKIAQEAFSEAFHVITTHPQRVVGTGDSNSQYDSWGNFNRGITANGVPSPHIKFTPSEQEMFDSMVDARIDEDPMVTLPDGVTAREMSGLLAREGLRDVIGDVKADNMSDAESLDSIYYTVFPNFHPWGAYQRIVYRFRPNGDDHNTSIMDVYLLAPFTGPRPPAAKVQWLTPEQTWIDATVLGSSARVFDQDAYNMPKVHRGLKTTTQKYLPMAAYQELKIRHMHHLLAKWVGEEVD
- a CDS encoding LLM class F420-dependent oxidoreductase, producing MRLGLHALGIGTGARRDIIDAVAREAEARGFRTLWCGEHVVMVDDPASPYPYTPDKKIAVPAEADWLDPTIALSFAAAATTTIRLATGVLLLPEHNPVIMAKQAASLDLLSGGRLTLGVGIGWSREEFEALGVPFARRGARTDAYVEAMCALWRDEIVTHHSEFVAFESIRVNPKPAAGRIPFVVGGNSDQALRRVVGWGDGWYGFNLDDVDAVADRIRTIDRFCQESGRDRSDLDIAVALRNPVPADRAGLDALGVDELVLVESPPADSDAVPGWLDKLAGRWAV